From Arcobacter sp. CECT 8986, a single genomic window includes:
- a CDS encoding cytochrome c3 family protein, which produces MSRNTEKKAKSIWFIIGIFVLGGIIGLLFSFGVAVGVHKTSDDKFCTVCHTMQPMADSYYLDAHGGKNANGVQAKCVDCHLPHDSLANYLFEKARTGLHDFKVQNFGDPKSIDWEEKRKHAKRFVFDTGCMSCHTNLENATTSNTKAFVAHKEYFEKRTDKKCVECHKNVGHHILGDYIKK; this is translated from the coding sequence ATGTCCCGTAATACGGAAAAAAAAGCTAAATCTATATGGTTCATTATAGGAATATTTGTCTTAGGTGGTATTATAGGTCTACTTTTCTCCTTTGGTGTAGCAGTTGGGGTACACAAAACTTCAGACGACAAATTTTGTACAGTGTGTCATACAATGCAGCCTATGGCTGATTCGTACTATCTTGATGCTCATGGTGGAAAAAATGCAAATGGAGTTCAAGCAAAATGTGTTGATTGTCACTTACCTCACGATTCACTTGCTAATTATCTTTTTGAGAAAGCAAGAACAGGCTTACATGACTTTAAAGTACAAAACTTTGGAGATCCTAAGTCTATTGATTGGGAAGAGAAGAGAAAACATGCAAAACGTTTTGTTTTTGATACAGGTTGTATGAGTTGTCATACAAACTTAGAAAATGCAACAACAAGCAATACAAAAGCCTTTGTAGCACACAAAGAGTATTTTGAGAAACGAACAGACAAAAAATGCGTTGAATGTCATAAGAATGTTGGTCATCATATTTTAGGTGACTATATTAAAAAATAA
- the thiI gene encoding tRNA uracil 4-sulfurtransferase ThiI, whose translation MDKTQLKTQKFIVKFFPEVMIKGTKAKRQMINQIYNNIKSLMDKISDDITIKKFFDKVEVVCAIEVVDAVRQRLIQTPGVELVLEAIQIDNVATLDEIKVKVNEFMGKEIEGKTFVVRAKRSGTHEFKSTNIEQTVGGYMLANNDTKGVKLKDAEVTIKLELIEKQLNIITFRHKGLGGFPIGTQGSILSLMSGGFDSTVASYLTMKRGVKTHFIFFNLGGVAHEIGVKQVAYYLWNKFGSSHRVSFISVPFEDVVTEIFRSTNESYMGVTLKRLMFMAASKIADNMKIDAIMTGESIAQVSSQTLRNLALIDQVTKKLVLRPLCTMNKPEIIDIAENIGTRRFAETMPEYCGVISKNPVTHGSFDKMEQEAKKFDYSVLDKAVENAKETYVDKMIDNINEEIGQLEVVNDIEGKDYTIIDIRQGQGCLEIPGVEVLKIPFYNLKKEFKKLPMEKEYLLYCEKGVLSQLHGQHLRDNENYTNVKVYRPKEK comes from the coding sequence ATGGACAAAACGCAGTTAAAAACACAAAAATTTATCGTTAAGTTTTTCCCTGAAGTTATGATAAAAGGGACAAAAGCAAAAAGACAAATGATAAATCAAATATATAACAATATCAAAAGCTTGATGGACAAAATCTCAGATGATATTACAATAAAAAAGTTTTTTGATAAAGTTGAAGTTGTATGTGCAATAGAAGTAGTAGATGCTGTTAGACAAAGACTTATACAAACTCCTGGAGTTGAATTAGTATTAGAAGCTATTCAAATAGATAATGTTGCAACTTTAGATGAGATAAAAGTAAAAGTAAATGAATTTATGGGAAAAGAAATAGAAGGTAAAACTTTTGTAGTAAGAGCAAAAAGATCTGGAACTCATGAATTTAAATCAACAAATATCGAGCAAACTGTTGGTGGATATATGCTTGCTAATAATGATACTAAAGGTGTAAAATTAAAAGATGCTGAAGTAACTATCAAATTAGAGTTAATAGAAAAACAGTTAAATATTATTACTTTTAGACATAAAGGTTTAGGTGGATTTCCAATAGGTACACAAGGTAGTATTTTATCTTTAATGTCTGGTGGATTTGACTCTACGGTTGCTAGTTATCTTACTATGAAAAGAGGAGTTAAAACTCATTTTATTTTCTTTAATCTTGGTGGAGTAGCACACGAAATAGGAGTAAAACAAGTAGCTTATTATTTATGGAATAAGTTTGGTTCTTCTCATAGAGTCTCTTTTATCTCTGTTCCATTTGAAGATGTAGTAACTGAAATTTTTAGATCAACAAATGAGTCTTATATGGGTGTTACTTTAAAAAGACTTATGTTTATGGCAGCAAGTAAAATAGCAGATAATATGAAAATAGATGCAATTATGACAGGTGAAAGTATTGCTCAAGTTTCAAGTCAAACATTAAGAAATCTTGCACTAATTGACCAAGTTACAAAAAAATTAGTATTAAGACCTCTTTGTACTATGAATAAACCTGAAATTATTGATATTGCAGAAAATATTGGTACTAGAAGATTTGCAGAAACTATGCCTGAATACTGTGGTGTAATATCAAAAAACCCAGTAACACACGGTTCTTTTGATAAGATGGAACAAGAAGCTAAGAAGTTTGATTATTCTGTATTAGATAAAGCAGTTGAAAATGCAAAAGAGACTTATGTTGATAAGATGATTGATAATATCAATGAAGAAATAGGGCAATTAGAAGTTGTTAATGATATTGAAGGTAAAGACTATACAATTATTGATATTAGACAAGGACAAGGTTGCTTGGAAATTCCTGGAGTAGAAGTATTAAAAATACCTTTTTATAATCTAAAAAAAGAGTTCAAAAAACTACCAATGGAAAAAGAGTATCTTTTATATTGTGAAAAAGGTGTATTAAGTCAACTTCATGGACAACACTTAAGAGATAATGAAAATTATACAAATGTAAAAGTATATAGACCAAAAGAAAAATAA
- a CDS encoding UPF0323 family lipoprotein, whose protein sequence is MKKRNHIKKISDYAIVGGLGALLVTGLVGCQDRNNNQQGEDSAFTNASQKQNAFVVIEELPNKSGYKIVDEFPANKTTIVLRKPDGSERILTQEEIDKLVKEEAAKIDAGTSPLTNPEMSNGSMGLGGVLLSSIAGAMIGSWIGNKLFNNQNYQNQRRTQYKSPQTYTRSQDSFKKSASSANRTSSTKKSGFFGSKSSSSTSRSFFGG, encoded by the coding sequence TTGAAGAAAAGAAATCATATAAAAAAAATATCAGATTATGCAATCGTTGGTGGACTTGGAGCACTTTTAGTTACAGGTTTAGTTGGTTGTCAAGATAGAAATAATAACCAACAAGGAGAAGATTCAGCTTTTACAAATGCTTCTCAAAAACAAAATGCTTTTGTTGTTATAGAAGAATTACCAAATAAAAGTGGATATAAAATTGTAGATGAATTCCCAGCAAATAAAACTACAATTGTACTTAGAAAACCTGATGGAAGTGAAAGAATCCTAACACAAGAAGAGATTGATAAACTTGTAAAAGAAGAAGCTGCAAAAATTGATGCAGGTACTTCACCTCTTACAAATCCAGAAATGTCAAATGGTTCAATGGGTCTTGGAGGAGTATTATTATCTTCAATTGCAGGAGCGATGATTGGTTCATGGATAGGAAATAAACTATTTAACAATCAAAACTACCAAAATCAAAGAAGAACACAATACAAATCACCACAAACATATACAAGATCACAGGATTCATTTAAAAAAAGTGCTAGTTCTGCAAATAGAACAAGCTCAACTAAAAAAAGTGGATTTTTTGGAAGCAAGTCTTCATCATCGACTTCTAGAAGTTTTTTTGGTGGATGA
- a CDS encoding glutathionylspermidine synthase family protein, translating into MNLRKLEPLTNEYLESIGFVWHTDEDKTSYVSNEVVEISEDEANAYYEAANELYDMFCEAGEYVIENNLFHELNIPFNLVDVIKQSWEDDVHWHIYSRFDLAGGIDGKPIKLIEFNADTPTSLFETAIIQWALLKANNLDEASQFNNLYEALKDNFKRIITLDSDVEKFEEYYKDLGWKILFSSISGSSEDENTTKLLQHIATEAGFNTDFEYIDKVEFSDDGIFAKDKSFEFWFKLIPWEDIAINESELALLLTEMIENKKAIIFNPAYTLMFQSKGFMKILWDLYPEHPLLLETSFEPLEGKKQVEKRCFGREGANTKIINADGSIDVQTDGEYEGHKAIYQEYVEFPKDEQGNYYQAGVFYAYEACALGFRKGEKILNNMSKFVGHIIK; encoded by the coding sequence ATGAACTTAAGAAAATTAGAACCTCTAACAAATGAATATTTAGAATCAATTGGTTTTGTTTGGCATACAGATGAAGACAAAACTTCATATGTTTCTAATGAAGTAGTAGAAATATCAGAAGATGAAGCAAATGCTTATTACGAAGCTGCAAATGAACTTTATGATATGTTTTGTGAAGCTGGTGAATATGTAATAGAAAATAATCTATTTCATGAATTAAATATTCCTTTTAATTTAGTTGATGTTATTAAACAATCTTGGGAAGATGATGTTCATTGGCACATATATTCAAGATTTGATTTAGCTGGTGGAATTGATGGTAAACCTATTAAATTAATAGAGTTTAATGCAGATACTCCAACTTCTTTGTTTGAAACAGCTATTATTCAATGGGCTTTATTAAAAGCGAATAACTTAGATGAAGCAAGTCAATTCAATAATTTATATGAAGCTTTAAAAGATAACTTCAAAAGAATCATTACTCTTGATAGTGATGTTGAAAAATTTGAAGAGTACTATAAAGACCTTGGTTGGAAAATACTTTTCTCTTCTATTAGTGGCTCTAGTGAAGATGAGAATACAACTAAACTTTTACAACATATTGCAACTGAAGCTGGATTTAATACTGATTTTGAGTACATTGACAAAGTTGAATTTAGTGATGATGGTATATTTGCTAAAGATAAAAGTTTTGAATTTTGGTTCAAACTTATTCCTTGGGAAGATATAGCTATTAATGAGAGTGAACTTGCACTACTTTTAACAGAAATGATAGAGAATAAAAAAGCGATTATTTTTAATCCTGCTTATACATTGATGTTCCAATCAAAAGGATTTATGAAAATTCTTTGGGATTTATACCCTGAACATCCACTATTATTAGAGACATCTTTTGAGCCTTTAGAAGGTAAAAAACAAGTGGAAAAAAGATGTTTTGGTAGAGAAGGTGCAAATACAAAAATTATAAATGCTGATGGTTCTATTGATGTTCAAACTGATGGTGAATATGAAGGTCATAAAGCAATTTATCAAGAGTATGTAGAGTTTCCAAAAGATGAACAAGGAAACTATTATCAAGCGGGTGTATTTTACGCATATGAAGCTTGTGCCTTAGGATTTAGAAAAGGTGAAAAAATATTAAATAATATGTCAAAATTTGTAGGACATATAATAAAATAA
- a CDS encoding tetraacyldisaccharide 4'-kinase: MRQKFFLWVEDYLFYPNTFQKILSFFLLPFTLIYLIVILLKRGFSRPISFNIPVISIGNLIVGGSGKTPLTIALAKKYENVCVVLRGYGRQSKGLYIISKSGKILEDIKTSGDEAMLLAKSLPNATIIVSENRVEAIKKAEELGCKIVFLDDGFSKYNINKFDILIRPKDEPTNIFCLPSGGYREPKMFYSFAQIQLQEGKGFKRFVSYSLNEKRVNVLPHKLLLLTAISKPKRLLDYLPKNVEMKAFEDHHTFTKEDIDKIKKDYVDYAIITTQKDYVKLKQFNLENIYLMDLELQIDNEKVDFKPLDDYIKSFKG; the protein is encoded by the coding sequence TTGAGACAAAAATTTTTCTTATGGGTAGAAGATTATCTCTTCTATCCAAATACTTTCCAAAAAATATTATCATTTTTTCTTTTACCTTTTACTCTTATATATTTAATAGTTATTCTTTTAAAAAGAGGATTTTCACGACCTATTAGTTTTAATATTCCTGTAATTAGTATAGGAAATCTAATTGTTGGTGGAAGTGGTAAAACTCCTTTGACAATTGCTTTAGCAAAAAAATATGAAAATGTTTGTGTTGTATTAAGAGGATATGGAAGACAATCAAAAGGTTTATATATTATTTCTAAAAGTGGTAAAATTTTAGAAGATATTAAAACTAGTGGTGATGAAGCTATGCTTTTAGCAAAATCTCTTCCAAATGCAACTATTATTGTTAGTGAGAATAGAGTAGAAGCAATAAAAAAAGCCGAAGAGTTAGGTTGTAAAATAGTATTTTTAGATGATGGCTTTTCTAAATATAATATCAATAAATTTGATATTTTGATTAGACCAAAAGATGAGCCAACAAATATCTTTTGTCTACCAAGTGGTGGATATAGAGAGCCTAAAATGTTCTATTCTTTTGCACAAATACAACTTCAAGAGGGAAAAGGTTTTAAAAGATTTGTTTCATATAGTTTAAACGAAAAAAGAGTAAATGTTTTACCTCATAAATTATTATTATTGACAGCAATTTCAAAGCCAAAAAGATTATTGGATTATCTTCCTAAAAATGTAGAGATGAAAGCTTTTGAAGACCATCATACTTTTACAAAAGAAGATATTGATAAAATTAAAAAAGATTATGTTGATTATGCAATTATTACTACACAAAAAGATTATGTAAAATTAAAACAGTTTAATTTAGAAAATATATATTTAATGGATTTAGAACTTCAAATTGATAATGAAAAAGTTGATTTTAAACCACTTGATGATTATATTAAAAGCTTTAAAGGTTAA
- a CDS encoding DegT/DnrJ/EryC1/StrS family aminotransferase encodes MKEISFYSSSVNEEELKQIKSVLESNSKKEGFKVLELEENMAKFVGAKHAIATCNSTSAIHLALSSIKLKRGDKILMSVNSFVNIPEVVRHFDAEPIFIDINTEDMNIDLNKFEKALEENKSKKLRGAIISFIAGQTPDLDRLYDICEKYKIILIEDATAALGVTYKDETVGSLRADMTIFSTNPSNGKHALSRSGLIVTNNEEIANRARLLRTHAITTTYDDFGNLDYIYDVVDIGHKYDMSELDAAFSLAQLQKTNKFIKRRREIAKIYTERLSGVKHVAVPKAKDEHVFNHFIIKISRNRDAFARALKERGISTGLHYIPLHLLSYYKNKYSIKITEFPAALTSYQQILSIPMYPALTDDDVNYICDNIIEIASEWI; translated from the coding sequence ATGAAAGAAATCTCATTTTATAGCTCTTCAGTTAATGAAGAAGAGTTAAAACAAATCAAATCAGTATTAGAATCAAATTCAAAAAAAGAGGGCTTTAAAGTATTAGAGCTTGAAGAAAATATGGCAAAATTTGTAGGGGCAAAGCATGCAATTGCAACTTGTAATTCTACTTCTGCAATACACTTAGCACTTAGTTCTATTAAATTAAAAAGAGGTGACAAAATTTTAATGTCAGTTAACTCTTTTGTTAATATTCCAGAAGTAGTAAGACATTTTGATGCAGAGCCTATTTTTATTGATATTAATACTGAAGATATGAATATTGATTTAAATAAATTTGAAAAAGCACTTGAAGAGAATAAATCTAAAAAATTAAGAGGTGCTATTATCTCATTTATTGCAGGTCAAACACCTGATTTAGATAGATTATATGATATTTGTGAAAAATATAAAATTATTTTAATTGAAGATGCAACTGCTGCACTTGGAGTTACATATAAAGATGAAACTGTTGGTAGTTTAAGAGCAGATATGACTATTTTCTCAACAAACCCATCAAATGGTAAACATGCATTAAGTAGATCAGGACTTATTGTTACAAATAATGAAGAGATTGCAAACAGAGCTAGATTACTTAGAACTCATGCAATTACAACTACATATGATGATTTTGGAAACTTAGATTATATTTATGATGTTGTTGATATTGGACATAAATATGATATGAGTGAATTAGATGCAGCATTCTCTTTAGCGCAACTTCAAAAAACAAATAAATTTATTAAAAGAAGAAGAGAAATAGCAAAAATATATACAGAAAGATTATCAGGTGTAAAACATGTTGCAGTGCCAAAAGCAAAAGATGAACATGTATTTAACCACTTCATAATCAAAATTTCTAGAAATAGAGATGCATTTGCTAGAGCATTAAAAGAAAGAGGAATTTCGACAGGATTACACTATATTCCATTACATTTATTGAGTTATTATAAAAATAAATATTCAATTAAAATTACTGAATTTCCGGCAGCTTTAACTTCTTATCAACAAATTTTATCGATACCTATGTATCCAGCATTAACAGATGATGATGTAAATTATATTTGTGATAATATAATTGAGATTGCTTCTGAGTGGATATAG
- a CDS encoding NAD+ synthase, which produces MINWNDIEQQLLKFLRDEVEKTGLKRVTVGLSGGLDSAIVAILCKQAFGNDMSCVLMPSQFSSKSSVDDAKKLCEKFDISYEVVDISPMINAYIDNMNDDKLRIGNYSARVRMSVLYDISSRDSSIVVGTSNKSELLLGYGTIFGDIACAINPIGQMYKSDEYAFGQYLGVIDEILTKKPSADLWEGQTDEDELGYTYKQMDDVLKLMVDERKTKEELLSLGCEEKLIDMLNYKIKANEFKGKLPVIAKIQWS; this is translated from the coding sequence TTGATTAACTGGAACGATATAGAACAACAATTATTAAAGTTTTTAAGAGATGAAGTTGAAAAGACTGGTTTAAAAAGAGTAACTGTAGGTCTATCGGGTGGGTTGGATTCAGCAATTGTTGCAATCCTTTGTAAACAAGCTTTTGGAAATGATATGAGTTGTGTGCTTATGCCTTCTCAATTTTCAAGCAAAAGCAGTGTTGATGATGCAAAGAAATTATGTGAAAAATTTGATATATCTTATGAAGTAGTAGATATTTCTCCTATGATTAACGCATATATTGATAATATGAATGATGATAAATTAAGAATTGGTAACTATTCAGCAAGAGTTAGAATGTCAGTTTTATATGATATCTCTTCAAGAGATTCATCAATTGTAGTTGGAACATCAAATAAAAGTGAACTTTTATTAGGATATGGAACAATTTTTGGTGATATCGCATGTGCAATTAATCCTATTGGACAAATGTATAAAAGTGATGAGTATGCATTTGGTCAATATTTAGGTGTAATTGATGAAATTTTAACAAAAAAACCAAGTGCAGATTTATGGGAAGGTCAAACTGACGAAGATGAACTTGGATACACTTATAAACAAATGGATGATGTACTAAAATTAATGGTTGATGAAAGAAAAACAAAAGAAGAACTATTAAGTTTAGGATGTGAAGAGAAGTTAATTGATATGTTGAATTATAAAATAAAAGCTAATGAATTTAAAGGTAAGTTACCTGTAATAGCAAAAATACAATGGAGTTAA
- a CDS encoding (2Fe-2S)-binding protein produces the protein MSKSFTHSYEVCNCHKVTLGEIVYAIEQRGATTLEDLAKITDAGTACKCCKDSSCDIGEEKMQLYLTQILDKLKR, from the coding sequence ATGTCAAAAAGCTTTACTCACTCTTATGAAGTATGTAATTGTCATAAAGTTACTTTAGGTGAGATAGTTTATGCCATAGAACAAAGAGGTGCTACAACACTAGAAGATTTAGCAAAAATAACAGATGCAGGTACAGCTTGTAAATGTTGTAAAGATTCTAGTTGTGATATAGGAGAAGAAAAAATGCAGTTATATTTAACTCAAATATTGGATAAATTGAAAAGATAA
- a CDS encoding TerB family tellurite resistance protein — MKFLFLLIVGFILFLISKNYKTEKFANINLKMKEKFDGDLMQHEAGLLVALMAKVAKADGQVSELEAQLIKHTLGDISRHFQNEEEIKEKLKEIYNKEKSSFDNTIEVCKNLYNLTSNNYEKRVKIMEYLLNLAFIDGDFSNTELMITEDISNALKIKRVDFEKLVSAFEMFYKQQKESESLSLDKAYEVLGASQNDDDATLKKKYRSLVKRHHPDIIAGQGASQNIIDEATKKLQEINQAYEQVKKSRGI, encoded by the coding sequence ATGAAGTTTTTATTTCTACTTATTGTAGGCTTTATTCTATTTTTAATATCTAAAAACTACAAGACAGAAAAATTTGCAAATATTAATCTAAAAATGAAAGAGAAGTTTGATGGTGACTTGATGCAGCATGAAGCTGGACTATTAGTTGCACTAATGGCTAAAGTAGCTAAAGCAGATGGTCAAGTAAGTGAACTTGAAGCACAATTAATAAAACATACTTTAGGTGATATTTCAAGACATTTTCAAAATGAAGAAGAGATTAAAGAAAAGCTAAAAGAGATATATAATAAAGAAAAATCTAGTTTTGATAATACTATTGAAGTTTGTAAAAATTTATACAATTTAACTAGTAATAATTATGAAAAAAGAGTTAAAATTATGGAGTATTTATTAAATCTTGCATTTATTGATGGAGATTTTTCTAATACTGAATTAATGATAACTGAAGATATATCAAATGCACTAAAAATCAAAAGAGTAGATTTTGAAAAATTAGTAAGTGCTTTTGAGATGTTTTATAAACAACAAAAAGAGAGTGAATCTCTATCTTTAGATAAAGCATATGAAGTTTTAGGTGCTTCACAAAATGATGATGATGCTACATTAAAGAAAAAATATAGAAGCTTAGTAAAAAGACATCACCCTGATATTATTGCAGGACAAGGTGCAAGTCAAAATATTATAGATGAAGCTACTAAAAAACTTCAAGAGATAAATCAAGCATATGAGCAAGTGAAAAAATCTAGAGGAATATAA
- the tatB gene encoding Sec-independent protein translocase protein TatB, producing the protein MFGMGFFEILLVAVIAIIALGPEKLPKAMVEVAKFMKKFKSGLDDAKSTIDNELNISEMREEANKFKAQIEDAKSSVNSNMNLGLNDIMNDDNDDSKNEDNKKVSFKKEKSKKKKKKVEQEESKEEIKEEKTDAADKFKVNFDEADKKEDN; encoded by the coding sequence ATGTTTGGAATGGGCTTTTTTGAAATATTGCTTGTTGCAGTAATCGCTATTATTGCACTAGGACCTGAAAAACTACCAAAAGCTATGGTTGAAGTAGCTAAATTTATGAAAAAATTCAAATCTGGTTTGGATGATGCAAAATCAACAATCGATAATGAATTAAATATATCTGAGATGAGAGAAGAAGCAAATAAGTTTAAAGCTCAAATTGAAGATGCTAAGTCATCTGTAAATAGTAATATGAATTTAGGACTTAATGATATTATGAATGATGACAATGATGATTCTAAAAATGAAGATAATAAAAAAGTATCTTTCAAAAAAGAAAAATCAAAAAAGAAAAAGAAAAAAGTTGAGCAAGAAGAGTCAAAAGAAGAAATAAAAGAAGAGAAAACTGATGCTGCTGATAAATTTAAAGTAAATTTTGATGAAGCAGATAAAAAGGAAGATAATTAA
- the tatC gene encoding twin-arginine translocase subunit TatC, which yields MLDDLKPHIADLRKRLINSVLALIVGFFVCFFFYEPILEWMMVPVEAVLPPNSQMVAVEVQETFFTALKVAFFSGFILVLPIIFWQIWLFLAPGLYDHEKKLVFPFVFFGTLMFLIGGAFAYYVVIPYGFEFLINFGSAVVTVLPSIGKYVGFFTKLLFGFGIAFELPVITFFLAKIGLVTDKMLKDYFKYAVVIIFIVASLLTPPDVLTQFLMAGPLILLYIVSIYIAKVFNPETDLDEDEEDEDDEEDDDEEDEENEKR from the coding sequence ATGCTAGATGATTTAAAACCTCATATTGCTGATTTAAGAAAAAGACTAATAAACTCAGTACTTGCTTTGATTGTTGGTTTTTTTGTATGTTTTTTCTTTTATGAACCAATTTTAGAATGGATGATGGTTCCAGTTGAAGCTGTATTACCTCCAAATTCTCAAATGGTAGCAGTTGAAGTTCAAGAGACTTTCTTTACTGCACTTAAAGTTGCATTTTTCTCTGGATTTATTTTGGTATTGCCTATTATATTTTGGCAAATATGGCTATTTTTAGCTCCAGGGTTATATGACCATGAAAAAAAATTAGTTTTTCCATTTGTATTTTTTGGAACTTTAATGTTTTTAATTGGTGGAGCATTTGCTTATTATGTTGTAATTCCTTATGGTTTCGAATTTTTAATCAATTTTGGTTCTGCTGTTGTAACAGTTTTACCAAGTATTGGTAAATACGTTGGATTCTTTACAAAACTACTATTTGGTTTTGGAATTGCATTTGAATTACCTGTAATTACATTTTTCTTAGCAAAAATTGGTCTTGTTACAGATAAGATGTTGAAAGATTATTTTAAATATGCAGTTGTAATTATATTTATTGTTGCTTCACTTTTAACTCCTCCTGATGTATTAACTCAGTTTTTAATGGCAGGACCACTAATCTTACTTTATATTGTTTCAATATATATTGCAAAAGTATTTAATCCTGAAACAGATTTAGATGAAGATGAAGAAGACGAAGACGACGAAGAAGATGATGATGAAGAAGACGAGGAAAATGAAAAGAGATAA
- the queA gene encoding tRNA preQ1(34) S-adenosylmethionine ribosyltransferase-isomerase QueA has product MKRDKLDPLKTSSYDYSLPKELIATQPVSPADSARLLVYDRKNDKISHTTFKNLLDFVPEDVSIFLNDTKVIKARIFGTKQSGGKVELLMNKPLFMNRFLVMIRGKVKIGTILNFEENLSAEVLELNEDGTRVVKFFENDKELEFLELVEILNKIGHLPLPPYMNREDKEEDNKNYQTLFAKNYGAVAAPTASLHFTEELLKKLEDKFSIEYLTLHVGAGTFKPVDVEDILNHPMHSEYFEISAKAKKELDNAKKVLAVGTTVTRTVEYYARTNKIQGECDLFLNPSNTPIKVDHLLTNFHLPKSTLIMLISSFVGLEKTLEIYEEAIKEKYRFYSYGDGMLII; this is encoded by the coding sequence ATGAAAAGAGATAAACTAGACCCATTAAAAACTTCAAGCTATGATTATAGCCTACCAAAAGAACTTATAGCTACTCAACCAGTAAGTCCAGCCGATAGTGCTAGACTTCTGGTTTATGATAGAAAAAATGACAAAATATCACATACTACTTTTAAAAATCTACTTGATTTTGTTCCTGAAGATGTTTCTATTTTTTTAAATGATACTAAAGTTATAAAAGCAAGAATCTTTGGAACTAAACAATCTGGGGGAAAAGTAGAACTACTTATGAATAAACCTCTTTTTATGAATAGATTTTTAGTAATGATTAGAGGAAAAGTAAAAATTGGTACAATTTTAAATTTTGAAGAAAATTTAAGTGCTGAAGTATTAGAACTAAATGAAGATGGAACAAGAGTTGTAAAATTTTTTGAAAATGATAAAGAGTTAGAATTTTTAGAATTAGTTGAAATTCTAAATAAGATAGGACATCTTCCTTTACCTCCTTATATGAATAGAGAAGATAAAGAAGAGGATAACAAAAACTATCAAACACTATTTGCAAAAAACTATGGAGCAGTAGCTGCACCAACAGCTTCTTTACACTTTACTGAAGAACTTTTAAAAAAATTAGAAGATAAATTTAGTATTGAATACCTAACTTTACATGTAGGTGCAGGAACTTTCAAACCTGTTGATGTAGAAGATATTTTAAATCATCCTATGCATAGTGAATATTTTGAGATATCAGCAAAAGCAAAAAAAGAGCTTGATAATGCAAAAAAAGTTTTAGCAGTAGGAACAACAGTTACAAGAACAGTTGAGTACTATGCAAGAACAAATAAAATACAAGGAGAGTGTGATTTATTTTTAAATCCATCAAATACTCCTATAAAAGTTGATCATTTGTTAACTAATTTTCATTTACCAAAATCAACTTTAATTATGCTAATTTCCTCATTTGTAGGATTAGAAAAAACTTTAGAAATATATGAAGAAGCTATAAAAGAGAAATATAGATTTTACTCATATGGTGATGGAATGCTAATAATTTAA